In a genomic window of Meriones unguiculatus strain TT.TT164.6M chromosome 8, Bangor_MerUng_6.1, whole genome shotgun sequence:
- the Trmu gene encoding mitochondrial tRNA-specific 2-thiouridylase 1 isoform X3: protein MSLKHCVDFLNEYEKGRTPNPDIICNKHIKFSCFYHYAVDNLGADAIATGHYARTSLDDEEVFEQKHIKRPEGLFRNRFEVRNPVKLLQAADSFKDQTFFLSQVSQDALRRTIFPLGDLTKDFVKKIAAENRLHHVLQKRESMGICFIGKRNFERFILQYLQPRPGKFISIEDNTVLGTHKGWFLYTLGQRAKISGLREPWYVVEKDGTKGDVLVAPRGDHPALYRDLLRTNRVHWIAEEPPAALVRDKMMECHFRFYHQMALVPCMLTLNQDGTVWVTAVKAVRALALGQFAVFYKGDECLGSGKILRLGPSAYTLQKGKKRTEVAPEVSSDSPGLHPTS, encoded by the exons ATGTCACTCAAACACTGTGT tGACTTTTTGAATGAGtatgagaaaggaaggactccCAATCCTGACATCATCTGCAATAAGCATATCAAGTTCAGTTGCTTTTATCATTATGCTGTGGACAATCTTG GAGCAGATGCCATTGCCACTGGCCACTATGCAAGAACCTCACTAGATGATGAGGAAGTTTTTGAGCAGAAGCACATTAAGAGACCAGAGGGGCTGTTCAGAAATCGATTTGAAGTCAGAAATC CCGTAAAACTTCTCCAAGCAGCTGACAGCTTTAAAGACCAGACCTTCTTTCTCAGCCAGGTTTCCCAGGATGCCCTGAGAAGAACCATCTTCCCCCTGGGGGACCTAACAAAagattttgtaaagaaaatagcTGCAGAGAATAGACTCCATCATGTGCTTCAGAAGAGAGAG AGCATGGGCATCTGCTTCATTGGTAAAAGAAACTTCGAGCGTTTCATTCTTCAG TATTTGCAACCTCGGCCTGGCAAGTTTATTTCTATCGAGGATAATACAGTTCTGGGAACACATAAAG GTTGGTTCCTGTATACTTTGGGCCAGAGAGCTAAGATCAGCGGCTTGAGAGAGCCCTGGTACGTGGTGGAGAAGGATGGCACCAAGGGTGACGTGCTTGTG GCTCCCCGGGGAGACCACCCAGCTCTGTACAGGGACCTGCTCAGGACCAACCGTGTACACTGGATTGCCGAGGAACCACCTGCTGCCTTGGTCAGAGACAAGATGATGGAGTGCCATTTCCGATTCTACCACCAGATGGCACTAG TGCCCTGTATGCTGACACTCAATCAGGATGGCACTGTGTGGGTGACGGCTGTGAAGGCTGTGAGGGCCCTTGCCCTGGGACAG TTTGCAGTGTTCTACAAGGGTGATGAGTGCCTTGGCAGTGGGAAAATCCTACGGTTAGGGCCATCTGCCTACACACTCCAGAAGGGCAAGAAAAGAACCGAAGTGGCTCCTGAGGTCTCCAGTGACAGCCCTGGCCTGCACCCTACATCCTGA
- the Trmu gene encoding mitochondrial tRNA-specific 2-thiouridylase 1 isoform X1 — MSALRHVVCALSGGVDSAVAALLLRRRGYQVTGVFMKNWDSLDEQGVCAADRDCEDAYKVCQILDIPFHQVSYVKEYWNDVFSDFLNEYEKGRTPNPDIICNKHIKFSCFYHYAVDNLGADAIATGHYARTSLDDEEVFEQKHIKRPEGLFRNRFEVRNPVKLLQAADSFKDQTFFLSQVSQDALRRTIFPLGDLTKDFVKKIAAENRLHHVLQKRESMGICFIGKRNFERFILQYLQPRPGKFISIEDNTVLGTHKGWFLYTLGQRAKISGLREPWYVVEKDGTKGDVLVAPRGDHPALYRDLLRTNRVHWIAEEPPAALVRDKMMECHFRFYHQMALVPCMLTLNQDGTVWVTAVKAVRALALGQFAVFYKGDECLGSGKILRLGPSAYTLQKGKKRTEVAPEVSSDSPGLHPTS; from the exons ATGTCGGCGCTTCGGCACGTCGTGTGCGCCCTGTCTGGCGGTGTGGACAGCGCGGTAGCCGCGCTGCTGTTGCGGCGGAGAG GTTACCAGGTGACAGGGGTGTTTATGAAGAACTGGGACTCCCTGGATGAACAAGGTGTTTGTGCTGCTGACAGGGACTGTGAAGATGCTTATAAAGTTTGTCAGATCTTAGACATCCCTTTCCATCAAGTGTCCTATGTGAAGGAGTACTGGAATGACGTGTTCAG tGACTTTTTGAATGAGtatgagaaaggaaggactccCAATCCTGACATCATCTGCAATAAGCATATCAAGTTCAGTTGCTTTTATCATTATGCTGTGGACAATCTTG GAGCAGATGCCATTGCCACTGGCCACTATGCAAGAACCTCACTAGATGATGAGGAAGTTTTTGAGCAGAAGCACATTAAGAGACCAGAGGGGCTGTTCAGAAATCGATTTGAAGTCAGAAATC CCGTAAAACTTCTCCAAGCAGCTGACAGCTTTAAAGACCAGACCTTCTTTCTCAGCCAGGTTTCCCAGGATGCCCTGAGAAGAACCATCTTCCCCCTGGGGGACCTAACAAAagattttgtaaagaaaatagcTGCAGAGAATAGACTCCATCATGTGCTTCAGAAGAGAGAG AGCATGGGCATCTGCTTCATTGGTAAAAGAAACTTCGAGCGTTTCATTCTTCAG TATTTGCAACCTCGGCCTGGCAAGTTTATTTCTATCGAGGATAATACAGTTCTGGGAACACATAAAG GTTGGTTCCTGTATACTTTGGGCCAGAGAGCTAAGATCAGCGGCTTGAGAGAGCCCTGGTACGTGGTGGAGAAGGATGGCACCAAGGGTGACGTGCTTGTG GCTCCCCGGGGAGACCACCCAGCTCTGTACAGGGACCTGCTCAGGACCAACCGTGTACACTGGATTGCCGAGGAACCACCTGCTGCCTTGGTCAGAGACAAGATGATGGAGTGCCATTTCCGATTCTACCACCAGATGGCACTAG TGCCCTGTATGCTGACACTCAATCAGGATGGCACTGTGTGGGTGACGGCTGTGAAGGCTGTGAGGGCCCTTGCCCTGGGACAG TTTGCAGTGTTCTACAAGGGTGATGAGTGCCTTGGCAGTGGGAAAATCCTACGGTTAGGGCCATCTGCCTACACACTCCAGAAGGGCAAGAAAAGAACCGAAGTGGCTCCTGAGGTCTCCAGTGACAGCCCTGGCCTGCACCCTACATCCTGA
- the Trmu gene encoding mitochondrial tRNA-specific 2-thiouridylase 1 isoform X2 — protein sequence MSALRHVVCALSGGVDSAVAALLLRRRGYQVTGVFMKNWDSLDEQGVCAADRDCEDAYKVCQILDIPFHQVSYVKEYWNDVFSDFLNEYEKGRTPNPDIICNKHIKFSCFYHYAVDNLAVKLLQAADSFKDQTFFLSQVSQDALRRTIFPLGDLTKDFVKKIAAENRLHHVLQKRESMGICFIGKRNFERFILQYLQPRPGKFISIEDNTVLGTHKGWFLYTLGQRAKISGLREPWYVVEKDGTKGDVLVAPRGDHPALYRDLLRTNRVHWIAEEPPAALVRDKMMECHFRFYHQMALVPCMLTLNQDGTVWVTAVKAVRALALGQFAVFYKGDECLGSGKILRLGPSAYTLQKGKKRTEVAPEVSSDSPGLHPTS from the exons ATGTCGGCGCTTCGGCACGTCGTGTGCGCCCTGTCTGGCGGTGTGGACAGCGCGGTAGCCGCGCTGCTGTTGCGGCGGAGAG GTTACCAGGTGACAGGGGTGTTTATGAAGAACTGGGACTCCCTGGATGAACAAGGTGTTTGTGCTGCTGACAGGGACTGTGAAGATGCTTATAAAGTTTGTCAGATCTTAGACATCCCTTTCCATCAAGTGTCCTATGTGAAGGAGTACTGGAATGACGTGTTCAG tGACTTTTTGAATGAGtatgagaaaggaaggactccCAATCCTGACATCATCTGCAATAAGCATATCAAGTTCAGTTGCTTTTATCATTATGCTGTGGACAATCTTG CCGTAAAACTTCTCCAAGCAGCTGACAGCTTTAAAGACCAGACCTTCTTTCTCAGCCAGGTTTCCCAGGATGCCCTGAGAAGAACCATCTTCCCCCTGGGGGACCTAACAAAagattttgtaaagaaaatagcTGCAGAGAATAGACTCCATCATGTGCTTCAGAAGAGAGAG AGCATGGGCATCTGCTTCATTGGTAAAAGAAACTTCGAGCGTTTCATTCTTCAG TATTTGCAACCTCGGCCTGGCAAGTTTATTTCTATCGAGGATAATACAGTTCTGGGAACACATAAAG GTTGGTTCCTGTATACTTTGGGCCAGAGAGCTAAGATCAGCGGCTTGAGAGAGCCCTGGTACGTGGTGGAGAAGGATGGCACCAAGGGTGACGTGCTTGTG GCTCCCCGGGGAGACCACCCAGCTCTGTACAGGGACCTGCTCAGGACCAACCGTGTACACTGGATTGCCGAGGAACCACCTGCTGCCTTGGTCAGAGACAAGATGATGGAGTGCCATTTCCGATTCTACCACCAGATGGCACTAG TGCCCTGTATGCTGACACTCAATCAGGATGGCACTGTGTGGGTGACGGCTGTGAAGGCTGTGAGGGCCCTTGCCCTGGGACAG TTTGCAGTGTTCTACAAGGGTGATGAGTGCCTTGGCAGTGGGAAAATCCTACGGTTAGGGCCATCTGCCTACACACTCCAGAAGGGCAAGAAAAGAACCGAAGTGGCTCCTGAGGTCTCCAGTGACAGCCCTGGCCTGCACCCTACATCCTGA
- the Trmu gene encoding mitochondrial tRNA-specific 2-thiouridylase 1 isoform X4, producing MMRKFLSRSTLRDQRGCSEIDLKSEIVSQDALRRTIFPLGDLTKDFVKKIAAENRLHHVLQKRESMGICFIGKRNFERFILQYLQPRPGKFISIEDNTVLGTHKGWFLYTLGQRAKISGLREPWYVVEKDGTKGDVLVAPRGDHPALYRDLLRTNRVHWIAEEPPAALVRDKMMECHFRFYHQMALVPCMLTLNQDGTVWVTAVKAVRALALGQFAVFYKGDECLGSGKILRLGPSAYTLQKGKKRTEVAPEVSSDSPGLHPTS from the exons ATGATGAGGAAGTTTTTGAGCAGAAGCACATTAAGAGACCAGAGGGGCTGTTCAGAAATCGATTTGAAGTCAGAAATC GTTTCCCAGGATGCCCTGAGAAGAACCATCTTCCCCCTGGGGGACCTAACAAAagattttgtaaagaaaatagcTGCAGAGAATAGACTCCATCATGTGCTTCAGAAGAGAGAG AGCATGGGCATCTGCTTCATTGGTAAAAGAAACTTCGAGCGTTTCATTCTTCAG TATTTGCAACCTCGGCCTGGCAAGTTTATTTCTATCGAGGATAATACAGTTCTGGGAACACATAAAG GTTGGTTCCTGTATACTTTGGGCCAGAGAGCTAAGATCAGCGGCTTGAGAGAGCCCTGGTACGTGGTGGAGAAGGATGGCACCAAGGGTGACGTGCTTGTG GCTCCCCGGGGAGACCACCCAGCTCTGTACAGGGACCTGCTCAGGACCAACCGTGTACACTGGATTGCCGAGGAACCACCTGCTGCCTTGGTCAGAGACAAGATGATGGAGTGCCATTTCCGATTCTACCACCAGATGGCACTAG TGCCCTGTATGCTGACACTCAATCAGGATGGCACTGTGTGGGTGACGGCTGTGAAGGCTGTGAGGGCCCTTGCCCTGGGACAG TTTGCAGTGTTCTACAAGGGTGATGAGTGCCTTGGCAGTGGGAAAATCCTACGGTTAGGGCCATCTGCCTACACACTCCAGAAGGGCAAGAAAAGAACCGAAGTGGCTCCTGAGGTCTCCAGTGACAGCCCTGGCCTGCACCCTACATCCTGA